From Oryzias melastigma strain HK-1 linkage group LG17, ASM292280v2, whole genome shotgun sequence:
GACCTTCATTAGCAAGAAGCCGATTCTTGATTTTAATCATGAAGCTCCACTAAACAACAGAGATGAGGAGATTGATCTGGACGTAGAAAATTAATACACCGATTTATTACGGATGACAAATGGACAGCATATGATTAATGTACGAAATGGACTTGTTGCAGGATTTTTCATGCCTATAATAAAGTTCTCTTAATGGACATTACATCACAAAAAGTGAGTAAATTAAAAGCAGCCATCTGACTGTGGAAGTAGGCAAATGAAGGCAGAAATATCAGAATCAATCAGAAACATCTTTGTGGAAAATTGCATGTGACAGCCTTGGTGAGCCAGGGATAGAAAactataatttattttgaaaaaaatgtttatttcattattGATGAATTCCAGTTGCTCCCAGAAGGATGAATCACTAATATAGTTTGTCCTAAATGGAGCCACTTTAGATTTGATTGCAAATATGAAGGAATATTAAGCAACATTTGAGGTTTGCTGTTTCAAACGACTacattttgctttcattttaccCTGTTATTACATTTCTCCGCTGCTTTGTCACTTGTTATGTTCTCTAAAAGTATCAAAGTctaaattttaataataattcacAGCATTTTCATTTGCTGACAGTCAAAAGAAGACTAAAATCAAATTCTAATTAGCTTTGTGAttcaacttttttatatattattttttttttcattatttgatataaaacacaaactcatcAAGCACTGAATTCTAACAAATTCATTAAAGATAGGATATAGAAAAATAGGgataaaaatacttcttttcaAGAGGTGAAAAGGCAGAAATTCCTGCTCGGTTGCCGGAGAGAAATTGATTACGAGAACCAGCAATAATAGATGAAGCGATGTGGTCAGACAGAGAGAAAAACCTCCATCTATGGTGGAGGAACACAAAGATTTAATGACTTCATGAGCGGGAGGAGGTGAATCTGAAGCAGCGGAAACTCGATTCTCTGTAGACAACAAATTTCATGAGAAAAGAAAGACTTTAAAGTCGCCCtatgactatttctttatttaaaaaaacatgttcccgatagtgttttaattatcattatgaagcttttaacttaaatgccttaaaaagcaatttttcatgttgatctgaagtctctgtttccaaaatctcctctgagggggcgtggcttttggagctaagctgagaagctccgcccctgattcTGAAACTatctgcaacatttttattgacagcaatttaaaagtaaaaatactcagaaatgcaaaatggaaattatttcttattacatttttttctctttcataagaaaaatgccacacatacacgtagaaaaaactaaaaaaacaaacaaaaacaaacatgattttaattaaagtgggactttaactccAATAATACAGTCAGAGAGGAGAATTGTTTCCAGCACAAACTGAAATGTGAGGAATATGATCAGAAATCCTAGAAACAATGAGTAAAACTGCAATTGAACTATTTACTGGAACGATGCTGCACGTTGGGtcattaaaagttttgaaaatcaaaCCGCAGAAATCTTTCATTTCTATCAGAAAGCTCATAACAGCAATTTTAGGGATGATTAGTGAGCTCTTTGAActtccagaaaatcacatttgagCCCTAAAGTAATTAACTGATTAGCGTCTTCATCAATCCAAGATGTGCGTCTCGTTTTGGAAATATTTGGAAATGTGGACTTATGACCGAACAAACATAAAAGGTGAGATTGTTGTGGAGGATTGCTGAAGATCAAAGCTGCCCACATGCTCAAATAAAAGCACAACTCACAGTAaagtattgaaaaaaagaaaataaaagagattttCCTTCAAACAGATTGAGCCtccaaaatattagcaaaaacttTAACAAGTAGCTGAAATGATCATGATTGCAATtatcacataaataaaaaatgtatgtccTTGATgtgacgaaaaaaaaaaaaaaaaagaagcaactgCTTATTAAACCCCAGGAGAActaatcaaatgttttcatgttgaaCTAAGAggaaatatgattaaaaaccTCAAATAGCTTTCTCcaaactgcagagaaaatgtaaaaaaaaaaaagtgagggaGGTGTTGCTGCAGAGGCAAGTCTCATTAATGCGGATTAATGATCCTCTTGCATGTCTGTGGCATAATGTGCCCTTTCCCAAAAAGCCAGTAGAAAAACTCCACCTCCATTTATTTTaggtcacttttttaaaaatctctcctcttttttccccccttctgTCCTCATGGCTCAGACAACATATTGAGGCTTTAATTACCCTTATGTCTGCCCCTGAACCACCTGCCTCCACAAGACAAGGAGCGTGCATTAGTCACAGTAATTGGCACAATGGGAGAGATGATCTGGATGGCTACtagagaataaaaatgtaatgaatgcGGGCCGCCAGGAAAGTGGTCAGTttgagaagcaaaaaaaaggtcTAATGAAGGAGACAAGGATGCTGACCAGAGAGAAGATTGGAAGTTGAATATAGATGAAAGGTGGTGAGGTAGCATCACCATGGAGACACCGGTTCAAAAGAAAGTGAGCCTTGACAACGGGCGGGCCCCACGCTTCACTATCCCCGCCTCATGATGTGGAAATGCGAGGGTGATGGAgacgaaaacaaacaaaacaatcgAAAGGCGGCAGctccttctctctctctcttttttttttttttgtcatagcTTTAATAAAACGGCTCTATAAGAGTTTATATAACTGCAGaaggaaaaagggaaaagtCAGGGCTGAAACATGAATGTGTTTGCAAGTCTACAGATTCGGCTCTCGGATGAGTCATGGGTCCTTGAGCTGGTTTGGAAGTTTTAAAGCTCGAGCAGCAGCTTTGCAGCAcattgtgtgtatttgtgtaaaTATGTGCGTATTTGCAGCCGAGCGAGTGACACATGAGTGCCTCTGCTTGGATATCTTTTTCTCCCCCACCGCTTGTGGACTGACATGTTGGAAAACAGCAGGAGGACACACATAAAGATATTGTTACATTGTTAAATCTATTTGAATCAATAATTTAAAGctgaacacacattttttttaagaaaaaaagcaggaagCAAATCTATTCCTGTAATTTGGagcataatttttttaaccctttaacaccttaaacacaaaatctttaaactccccctccaatgaaaatcataatCAGAAGCTGTTATATCAGACAGGGGTGGAGCTGCTTAGCTtggcaccaaaagccacgccccctcagaggagattttggaaacagaggcttcagatcaacatgaaaaatggctttttaagacatttaggtattgagattttggttttaaatgtcataatcataattaaaacactactgggaacttttttttccaacaaaaaaaaaaattatcatagGGCGACTTTAACATGTAACGTGTAATTTTTCAACCCAACCTAATTCCGCAGATCTGCcagaattacgttgatcgtgttaacggttgaaaagttgcagtaaatgaaagaacataaacactggagctccaagGTGAAAGGGTTAACATtataacaaacattatttttcaaacttttgtccttatttgtgtgtatttttgctctgcttCACCACTCAAAATCTCCCcctgaaataataatgaattaGATTATCCGTCTGACAGTACTATGCATGTTGCCCTTTAACGTCTGCAGAAACATCAGCTCCAGAAATAAAACCAGCTCTGAATTTATGTTGGCTTCTCTTAAAAAGCAGCACAGCTGTGAAAGTCTGCTTtcctttttgaaataaatagaaCGGCAAGTGTTAATTCAATTAATTTGCAGCattactgacttttttttcctttgttgtcTGAACATTAAGGTGGGAGATTAGGATGTGAAGCAGGAAAGAACAAATTTGACAGTGACAATAAATTCAATTACtgcatttttccttctttccagCTGTAATTCTCATCAATAAAGAGTAGTGGAGTTCAAACGTTGgtgttgttttaatgagtttgTTCAGAGTGATGCAGACGACGCATGACGAGCCCCGGAGAGAGGAATCAAAGATTCAGTCAGTGAGTCTCCCACCACCAACAGCAGTCTGCCGAGACTTGGATTTGGAGAAATCTGATCCATCAATCATCCCTGCGCCTAGAGGGTAACataacaacaacagaaaaaaaagaaacacagacagacacccACACATGTGTGACAACCAAAGAGACTTGACAGATGTGTAACAGATTCCCCCCTCTCATGATTGTGTGCCAGCTTTTATACTGGCATGTTTGAAGAAACGTCCTCATAAAATGTGCAGCAGCTCCCTATAGGatatatttagattaaaaagaagcactaataggactttttttttggaaaacaaataatttgcaTCATTGCATGTTAGTCACTGAGGAGGAAGTGTACGGGGTaccatttgtgacaaaaatgtgcttttgcgTTCACTATCTATgcctttggtccattgtctctgtctactgaacaagtttatggaacatttgttcatgtctacatactactaagcaatatatTTAGGAAGCAGaatgaaaaacttaaaacaagcAAGAGTAGCTTCATGAAAGTGGAACCGCTGTGTGAATGCGCGCCCCGCCCCCCTTACTGGGAGAGCACATGTGCAGGGATGCCAGCCATTTTTCTCATGGCTAACACTAGGGCCGGCTTTTCTAAACGGATATTGGcaatgtccgaattcccaccttAATCACATACTACTAAAACAACGGTTGCtaaagacttttctgacgacaTGGGAAAaggacaggagctaacgatgctagcaacgGTTGCTAAGAATTTTTGCTGACGATATGGGTGAACGAcgggagctaacgacgctagcaacggTTGCTTAGGATTTTTGCTGACGATATGGGTAAACAatggagctaacgacgctagcaacggTTGCTAAGGATTTTTGCTGACGACATGGGTAAACGatggagctaacgacgctagcaacggTTGCTAAGGATTTTTGCTGACGACATGGGTAAACGATGGAGCTAACGACACTAGCAACGGTTGCAagggacttttctgatgacatgGGGAAATGACAGAAGTTAACAACactagcaacagttgctaaggacttttgtGACGACCAGATCAAAGGACAATAGCAAATAcgaagttttaagcataaagctgaaacatcacaaagcaaatacaaagccatcatcaaaaaaaaacgTAGACACACATAAGATATTGCTGAGTATTACATAGACATAACTGTTtaataaatctgtttattaGACATATACAATGGACCAAAAGCATAGACAGTGAAcgcaaaaacatactttttggcacaaatggaaccccatagaGGTGTGCTCATTAGAATGGCGcctaaactatatatatatatatatatatatatatattgcatcagagaagttgctttaaaaatacttattaGTCATATTTCTGCGTTAATCCCTgccattttttctctttttttaatggtgcTCCCCATAGATCAGAACCAAAGAAGAGTATTGAAGCTTTTGATCTCGCCATCATCTTCCTTAACGTTCATCCATGACCTTTAATCAGCTTGCTGGCTCGCCGTGGCCCCTCTATCTTGTCAACCTGCGGAATGCCGGGGCTTTGGCCCCCAGCCGGCAGGAGGGTGTTTATCACCATCTCTGTCAACGAGGCAGGGAGAGAGGAGGGGCTGAACTGCGACAGCAGAAGCTCTTCGGTGGTTTGAGCCTGTGAGTCATCGCTGGAGGGTTTAACTCTTTACGCACCGCCGTGCTGAAGTCTGTCCAACTGTTATTGTCGACCATAAACatatttaagtcattttttaaaaaaatctgcacataAAACTTCAAGAGTGAATGGTGGAGCCACccattatataataaaaaagaggataggtttaaaaaatgaaacagattttCCCTAAAGATATAGAATCcatattttttaccaaattcTTGTCTTGTGGATCTTTCTAGAAAATATCTTCTTCAAAGCTAAAGGCAGTTCAGGGGGGGCTATTTTTAATACAAGAGGCTCCTTATGCGCCGCATTCTAAATCTGAATCATTTATATGGGATTTTTGGGGCCAGCTATTGCGTGTGCCGCGTGATGACGCGCAGGTCAGGTGTTGCCTCATATAACAAGGGGAGCTGTCCAAGTGCTGAAAACAGAAGAGAAGCAGCGCCGCTCGGGAGGAGATGCCCTACACCCTTTCTACTGTCTGAACTTTCTAaccaaaggtaaaaaaaaaccaaacatatTTATCATGTTATTTCTAATTACATcatatattattaataaaatcgGTTAGATGGCATGTTTTGCTTTGTCTCGCGGTGAAACGCTTCCTTCGTAATCAAGATGCGgtttcagaaattaaaaaaagcataaggATGTTATTGATTATATCTGCTGACATAAATCGGATGTAGAGGTTGCCCCTAGCAACGACGGGAGTGACTCATCCAGTGATGTCCATGAATCTCCTCACGCACAGCAGCATCATATCATTCAGTTGACGACGCGTAAAAACAAACCGGATCAAAACAGGCGCGCGCTGCCTCTCCAGTACGCCTCGATTTTAATCAGAAATCTGACTTTTGCTCTTTATTAGCGCTTAACGTGACTCGTTCTTGTTTTCACAGGTGATAACCTGCCTATAATGCTGCATTTCCACCACAAGTTGCCCGCGGGAGGAGCCGTGGTCCTGCTCGCCCTGCTCCTCCTCGGATGCGCCGTGGAGGCTGCGTCTCTGCCCCGCCACTACCGGCTCCGCGGCGGGGAGAGCGATGCGCAGCCAGCGTCCTTCGCGCCCAGCTCCGACATGATCAAAGCCCTGGAGTACATTGAAAACCTCAAGCAGCGAAACGGGGGTCGCGCTGAGCCCGTGGATTATGACGAGGTGGAGAAATTCAAAGTCCTGCTTCAGCTCGCCTCGCAGCAGGATGAAGGTCCCGGGGACCGCCAGCCTGCGCCCGACACGCAGAGACAGGACATTACAGCCGAGCAGCTGATGAAAGCCATGCTCAAGACCCTTCAGGACCAAGCTGGGAGGGACGTGAGGCTCAGCCCCGCTTCAGATGTCAGGAACGACCGGCGGCTGCACAGGCACCGCACCAAAGACATGGAGATGCCCGAGAGCGCACCTGCAGACTACAGTAACTTCCCCAGAGCTCACAAGAAGTACCCCCTGATGTTTGAAGACGAGGAGAATGCAGACGCCGCCAAGCGGACCACAGAGGACCTGGATGAGCAGTACACGCCCCAGAGCCTGGCAAATTTAAGGTCCATCTTCGAGGAGCTGGAGAGGATGCCCGGCCTCCAGAAGAGAAATGAGTTTGTGGACGATGGGGAGGAGGGGGATGATGCCTTCAGCCCAAGAAACCAGGCGTACGAGGATGTGGCCGGAGGAGAGGAGTGGGTCCCCGTGGAGGAGAGGGAAGAGACTGAGGAGATGGTGAACAGGAGCCACGAAGAAATGGAGAGAGCCCTGAATGACCAGGAGGAACCCGAAAGGGACGAGGTGGAACGCAGGGCCGGCCAAGACGATGCAGATGATGACACCAAACTCGTAGACTACTATCTACTGAAGGTCCTGGAGATGAGCGACCAGACGCAGAAGAGGGACCAAACCGGGGAGCAGAAGAAACGCCTGATCCGCCCCTCCATCGTGGACCCCCGGACGGTGAAGGAATTGTTGGAGCTGTCTCTGAAGCTCCATGTCCCTCCCCAGGATCTAATCGATATGCTGCTGACAGAAGAGCTCAGAAAGCTCCACCGTGACCCCCAAACTGCATCCCGCTACACCACCGGCCAAACCCCCAAGATCCGGTACTTCAGCCGCAGACTGCCCCTGAAGAGCAAACCTGCCTCTGACGACATGGACAGGGAGGATTTTCTCGACATCATTGGAGTGGAGACCATCAGTAACGAGTACCCCGTCGTGCAAAGACCCTTGAAGACTCCCGACAGGCTCCCAACGGCATCCAACCCTTCCACCAACGCCGGTCCCGTCAGGATCCCCCCTCCATCCGGGCGCAGGGAGAACCTCTTTCTGTCCGAGCTCAACAAGATGCCCCTGAAACGCCAGGCCGACGGAGCCGCTGCCGATGACGACGAGGACGACGGGGACGTGGAAGACGAGGTGACCACCTACCTTGCGGCTAAAATCCTCACCGAGTACCCCAACACCATCGCCAAGCGGGACACCCAGGCGCAGCTGAAGGGACAGTTCCCCTACGAGCTGTACGAGCGCGCCATGAAGGATTACATGGAGGGAGCGGAGGAGGAGAAAAGGCCGGTGGCCAAGAGGGAAACTGAGGTAGCCATGGAGGAGAACGTAGCCCCGACAGAGATGCAGGGGAAAGAGGAGGTCACCGCCAAAACCTCTCCTCCCCAAGTGGTCaacgaggaagaggagaaggagcACCGCGAAAAAAACGTGGCAGGGATGTAAGCTGCAACCCCCTGCAAGAAGAAGCATCATTATGAATATAGTATTTATAGTTTGGTGGATGTGATCTAGTTTACAGATTTCTATAGCTGGTAATAATGTCACCCTAACAAAGATTAACTATAGCAATCTTAtaatagaattttaaaaatggaagtCCCTACTTGCTGCAAGAACATTCTAGAGATATTTTATTGATACCACAGGAGATTAACATCATAACCCTGAGTGGATGTGAGTGCTCAGTATATAATCCCAAAAAGTAAATTACACTCTGACAAATTAAAGTTGTGTGACGTCGTTCGTTTTCACTTTATGGTGTTTGTAAAACAGCcctatattttgaaatataaccacgtggtgtttgaaaaaaaagaaaaatatttttcctgtgTTCAACTATCCAACGACATTTGTGAATATCCATGTAAATGCTGAACTACGACAGGGCCCTTATGAAGAAATGTAATGGCTCGTATTATATTCAGGGTCGGTGGATTTATTGTcaaacacaaattattattattatctccAGGGTCTAAATATCAGCCTGCCTTCTAACCCTTTCATACTGCAAAGCTCTGTATTGTTGGCCTAACAGTGGTTGTGCTCtatattctcatttttaaaccattttgtaCATGTTCAACAATGTGTGATTGATGACagataaataaagcatcagatgtattatttttcttcttgctGAGTGGTGTTGCCTTATTCATCTGGGTTACCTGGGTTACCGGAGATAATCCGCGCTAATCccggaagaaaaaaaactcggAGCAGACAGTTTatcaaaataaacactttaatcaTTACTTAATAAATTgcacattataaaaaaaaatgctccaatACATTATGAAGATTAAAAAGTGGAtgcaaacaagtttattttctgtgaatGTTCTGAAGAAAATTCCAGAACTTTTTGGAATGAATTAATTGTTGACAGTATGTAACATATCATCCTAATATCTAAAATCCCCCATCATTTTAACCCCAAATCTTAAGTATTAAAAAACCCACTCAAAAAGTTTAGGCAGGCTGCAAAGGCACACAAAATGTTAGTTTTGAAAACAgttaatttatacttttttgacACATCCATCCTTGAtgagtttccttttttttttttaaaaggcgGGTTTGCTCATGTACTCTTCCAGAGTCTGAAAAACAGGcacacagaacaaaaaaacaaacaaaaaaacatcacaatcaaagaaaatgttattcaCAGACACACATCTACACAGCGCCTGTTAACAATGCTTAGCACACCAACACACCAAAAGTTCACTAACACAAGCAGAGCCTCTAACCTGTCTGTCCATATTCAAGGTCATCCAAACAGCTCCACCTCATACCACTCACTGCTGTCATCCTGGAGCGATAATGGTCAGAATGAATGATAGACTAATCTAACGTTGGATCATGTTCAAAAGTGTTAGTCAGCCCTCCTCTGAAGCACAAGAACAACACACCCAGTGAAACTACCGTACCACACAGAGCTATGAGCCTAaagaagaggggggggggggagcgGCAGCCAAACACTCAAGTTCACTCCGAATACcaggaaaataaaatctgtcgCTCCCTCGCATTAATGCGTGAGGGAGAGAGGGATATGGAAAAGGCGCAAGCACAAATCTATAAAAGAGGGAGGGACAGCTAACAGCCTGTTAGCCATAAGGAAGACTAAAGGAAGGAGCACCATTACTTCAACTCACTAATGGACTACATCACACTCACACGATGAGCTTATGTCCTCATAGAATGATTATTGTTTAGTAAAACACCAAATACCCAATTTTAATTagactttaaaggggccataccatgattttattaagcttttcagagtaaactatccatatttatgatcatatattaccttcggaacaccaaaaaacaaattatttatgaaatacgagttatttttgtggactgtTTGAATAAccggaagtaaaatgacttgatctctgaggctccgcccttcGCTCGTTGTCGGTTCTGCCCATTTTACAATGTCATCCTTGAGGCTGCCTGTCAATGAGCCTCCCCGAGCCTCCTCAGCAGAGCTGGCCCTGGATATAGGAGACCTAGGCGACCGCCTAGGACACCTTGATCTGCTGAAGGAGGTGCTAAATTgcaatgattttgttttttttgtttgtttttttacagtttgacacaccacttactgtaaaatgtattaattaaatttaataattaaaaagcatAAACCACCTTGATGGAGAGGAGGAtaaggaggaggaggggtgCGCGGTGTGGTcgctgcttctttaaaactttaaggacaaaagcaacaaaacaaggcgtcagggacagctttaaggtccaaagagggaggaagaggaggaaatgaactgactcaaagcagaggtttatccgttttatttacattcattttctttgaaatttgcgccaaattttgaccaaaaaacaatactgattttttgttgtaaaagaataatttaaNNNNNNNNNNNNNNNNNNNNNNNNNNNNNNNNNNNNNNTTTAAACCCTTAAGAAAAATCTTTGAGTCTTAACCACTAGAGATGCATGCCAAAACATCTATAATGCTCTGGGAGCCATGTGACGTGATGGTACGCTGGTTTGCGTGGCTGCCTGCCATTGCAGAGCCCAGGATTCGCATCCTGGTTAGAGAAAActattattcttaaaaaaaatgtaggtggTTATTATTTAATCCTtgacaattaaaagaaataaatacttattttaacatatacCAGGTAGCTGCGGTACTTCGGTTTTTGTTGGGCCGTGGTATTTATGTGTGGGTCTGCGCGTACGGGAAGGGGACGATAAAATCCAACCACTTCTAATTAAACAAACATCTAAACCTCTAAAGCTACAAGAGCCACTTCTTCTCAGATTACAACGCTTTGCTGATGATGTCATGACGTCAGCATGATATAACGTTTTAATGGGTATGTagctgagagtgcaggtttttaaatGCATGAGCGCATCAAAATATCCCTTTAGGGTTCTCTATCgagagaaatgaacagctaaatgcacttaaaacctcaaaaagtagaatttccctggtatggtccctttaaaatACCCACACCAGCAAATAAACAAGTGAATACCACGTGTGATATGACCGATTCACACTCCACAGAAGCACGTGTGCGTTCGTGTCAGTGCATCTCACCTCCTGTAACATGTCTGAGGCTTCGATGGAGCGGTTCACCATCTGCTTGGAGGTCTCCTGTATCTCCCCTCCCATTAAAAACTCATCCAGGATAAAGTAGGCCTTCTCAAAGTTAAAGATTATGTCCAACTCACACACCTGAGGAAAAAGAGCCACCGTTggattatcaaaaaaataaaaaataaaaatgtaggaataATTTTGATTACGTTTACTTTACATTGCCGAAATATTTGTCCAGGAGCTCCACATATCGATGGATCACCTCTAAGGCTAGCAGCTCATTCTCCTGGTTTTCTACGCCCAGGCAGAAATATAAGCTTGCATATCTGCAGAGACACAAATAGACAAACAATTAGCAATTTAACATCAAAggtccagtgtttatgttcttttttttattgtagtgaCTCGCCTCTTGTAAATAATCTTGAGGTCTTTCCACTGGATGAAGTTGCAGCTACGCGGTTGCCGTGCCAACACCAAGGTAGTCATGTCCCTGAtgatcttcttcttttcacGTTCAGTCATTGGCGTGAACCACTTCTGCAGACGCAGTCTCCCCTGGCGActgaagagcagcaggaagCGCATCTGAAAATACAGGTAGTGTCAGCACAGAGAGGAAATACTTCCAGACTGTTCTAGGAAAAGTTCACTCTTGCTTTAGTTTACATCCTTTGGTTGATTTGCTATTTATAGCATGtgatctgtaaaaaaaagatttttttttcttttttgtatgttAAACACTAATTTAAATACTAATTCTGTTTatccaaaacacatttcctgtccgtcaaaccttcaaaataaaagtcaacacaCATAAACTTTCccaaggtttaaaaaaacaacattagaaCCAAAAACTGGATAGTATTTTTAATCCTatcaggaaaaatattttaaaaaataacaaatttaagACTATGAGtgattacacatttattttacattttttagcaatatatttgattatttatgtaaTGAGTTTGACATATGTGTGATTTTGTTGCATTAAATCAATGCTTGAACTAaactaataaat
This genomic window contains:
- the ap1s3b gene encoding AP-1 complex subunit sigma-3b isoform X1; this translates as MMRFLLLFSRQGRLRLQKWFTPMTEREKKKIIRDMTTLVLARQPRSCNFIQWKDLKIIYKRYASLYFCLGVENQENELLALEVIHRYVELLDKYFGNVCELDIIFNFEKAYFILDEFLMGGEIQETSKQMVNRSIEASDMLQEDDSSEWYEVELFG
- the scg2b gene encoding secretogranin-2b — encoded protein: MLHFHHKLPAGGAVVLLALLLLGCAVEAASLPRHYRLRGGESDAQPASFAPSSDMIKALEYIENLKQRNGGRAEPVDYDEVEKFKVLLQLASQQDEGPGDRQPAPDTQRQDITAEQLMKAMLKTLQDQAGRDVRLSPASDVRNDRRLHRHRTKDMEMPESAPADYSNFPRAHKKYPLMFEDEENADAAKRTTEDLDEQYTPQSLANLRSIFEELERMPGLQKRNEFVDDGEEGDDAFSPRNQAYEDVAGGEEWVPVEEREETEEMVNRSHEEMERALNDQEEPERDEVERRAGQDDADDDTKLVDYYLLKVLEMSDQTQKRDQTGEQKKRLIRPSIVDPRTVKELLELSLKLHVPPQDLIDMLLTEELRKLHRDPQTASRYTTGQTPKIRYFSRRLPLKSKPASDDMDREDFLDIIGVETISNEYPVVQRPLKTPDRLPTASNPSTNAGPVRIPPPSGRRENLFLSELNKMPLKRQADGAAADDDEDDGDVEDEVTTYLAAKILTEYPNTIAKRDTQAQLKGQFPYELYERAMKDYMEGAEEEKRPVAKRETEVAMEENVAPTEMQGKEEVTAKTSPPQVVNEEEEKEHREKNVAGM
- the ap1s3b gene encoding AP-1 complex subunit sigma-3b isoform X2, translating into MMRFLLLFSRQGRLRLQKWFTPMTEREKKKIIRDMTTLVLARQPRSCNFIQWKDLKIIYKRYASLYFCLGVENQENELLALEVIHRYVELLDKYFGNVCELDIIFNFEKAYFILDEFLMGGEIQETSKQMVNRSIEASDMLQETLEEYMSKPAF